From the Primulina tabacum isolate GXHZ01 chromosome 15, ASM2559414v2, whole genome shotgun sequence genome, one window contains:
- the LOC142527574 gene encoding putative L-cysteine desulfhydrase, chloroplastic, translated as MDSLLPTNGDTAQKSLKSITPEEIRSEFSHHDPTLARINNGSFGCCPATIIAAQQHYQFLFLRQPDYFYFNTLKPSIFETRRLIQTLINADHPDEVSVVDNATTAAAIVLQYTTWSFFSSHFQPGDAVIMLHYAYGAVKKSVHAYISRAGGHVIEVHLPFPVKSSSDIIFEFQKALQKGKENGRKIRLAVIDHITSMPCVIIPVKELVRMCRDEGVDRIFIDGAHAIGNVDLDMKDIGADFYASNLHKWLFCPPSAAFLYCKMSEGSSDLHHPVVSHEYGNGLAIESSWIGTRDYSSQLVLPEVMEFFNRFEGGIYGIMQRNHEAVVEMAKMLVEAWGTELGTPPDMCSSMAMVGMPTCLEIKSDSDALKLRAHLRTVFKVEVPIYYRTPVEGEVDPITGYARISHQVYNVVEDYNRFRDAVNKLVKDGVTCASLPK; from the coding sequence ATGGATTCCCTCCTTCCCACCAACGGCGACACCGCCCAAAAGTCATTAAAATCAATAACCCCGGAAGAGATCCGCTCCGAATTCTCCCATCATGACCCCACTCTGGCCCGCATAAACAACGGAAGCTTCGGGTGCTGCCCTGCCACGATTATCGCCGCCCAACAGCACTACCAGTTCCTCTTCCTCCGCCAGCCAGATTATTTCTATTTCAACACGCTCAAGCCCTCCATCTTCGAAACCCGTCGCCTAATCCAGACCCTCATCAACGCGGACCATCCAGATGAAGTCTCCGTCGTGGATAACGCCACCACAGCCGCCGCTATCGTCCTGCAGTATACCACCTGGTCTTTCTTCTCATCTCATTTTCAGCCCGGTGACGCCGTTATCATGCTCCACTATGCCTACGGAGCCGTCAAGAAGTCCGTCCACGCGTACATTTCTCGCGCCGGTGGCCATGTCATTGAGGTTCACCTTCCTTTTCCCGTGAAATCTAGTTCGGAtattatatttgaatttcaaaagGCTCTtcaaaaagggaaagaaaatgGTAGAAAGATTAGATTGGCTGTCATTGATCATATAACTTCAATGCCTTGTGTAATAATCCCTGTGAAAGAGCTTGTGAGAATGTGTAGAGACGAGGGTGTTGATAGAATATTTATTGACGGGGCACACGCCATTGGCAATGTGGATTTAGACATGAAGGACATAGGGGCTGACTTTTACGCAAGTAATTTGCATAAGTGGTTGTTTTGCCCACCATCTGCAGCATTTTTGTATTGTAAGATGTCGGAAGGATCCTCTGACTTACACCACCCTGTGGTGTCTCATGAATATGGTAATGGATTAGCAATTGAGAGTTCCTGGATCGGGACGAGGGACTATAGCTCCCAGTTGGTTTTGCCAGAGGTTATGGAGTTCTTTAATCGGTTTGAAGGTGGGATTTATGGGATTATGCAGAGGAATCACGAGGCAGTGGTAGAGATGGCAAAAATGTTAGTAGAAGCATGGGGAACGGAATTAGGGACTCCGCCGGATATGTGCTCGAGTATGGCTATGGTGGGAATGCCCACTTGTTTAGAGATTAAGAGTGATTCAGATGCATTGAAACTGAGGGCTCATTTGAGAACCGTTTTTAAGGTTGAGGTTCCGATTTACTATCGGACGCCGGTCGAGGGAGAAGTTGATCCAATCACAGGGTATGCTAGGATTTCTCATCAGGTGTATAATGTGGTCGAGGACTACAATAGGTTTAGGGATGCTGTCAACAAGTTGGTCAAAGATGGTGTTACTTGTGCATCCCTTCCCAAATGA
- the LOC142526711 gene encoding putative glycerol-3-phosphate dehydrogenase [NAD(+)] 1, cytosolic, whose amino-acid sequence MVLATEGGNGYSNGTIHSTKASSEEKIDEIRELFGKIDGDPLRIVCIGAGAWGSVFAAMLQDGYGSFRDKVQIRIWRRPGRHVDRATAEHLFEVINSREDVLRRLIRRCTYLKYVEARLGDRTLNADEILKDGFCLNMIDTPLCPLKVVTNLQEAVWDADIVINGLPSTETREAFEEISRFWKERISSPVIVSLAKGIEAELEPEPRIVTPTQMINRATKVPMENILYLGGPNIASEIYNKEYANARICGAEKWRKPLARFLRQPHFIVWDNGDLVTHEVMGGLKNVYAIGAGMVAALTNESATSKSVYFAHCTSEMIFITHLLTEEPEKLAGPLLADTYVTLLKGRNAWYGQNLAKKEISLDMGDSIKGKGTIQGVSAVKAFYELLSQSSLNVLHPSKNEHVAPVELCPILQTLYKILILRDLSCEGILEALRDETMNDPRELIEMAQSHAVYRPSLLRK is encoded by the exons ATGGTACTTGCTACTGAAGGAGGCAACGGATATTCGAATGGAACAATTCATAGCACAAAAGCTTCTtcagaagaaaagattgacGAGATTCGTGAACTATTTGGGAAAATAGATGGGGATCCATTAAGGATTGTGTGTATAGGTGCAGGGGCCTGGGGTAGTGTATTTGCAGCGATGCTGCAAGATGGATATGGGAGTTTTCGAGATAAAGTTCAGATTAGGATATGGAGAAGACCTGGTAGGCACGTTGATAGAGCCACGGCTGAGCatttatttgaggtgattaattCGAGGGAAGATGTATTGAGGAGGCTGATAAGGCGATGCACATATTTGAAATATGTAGAAGCAAGATTAGGTGATCGGACACTTAATGCTGATGAGATTTTGAAAGATGGGTTCTGCTTGAATATGATTGACACCCCACTCTGTCCGTTAAAGGTTGTGACGAACTTGCAAGAGGCTGTATGGGATGCTGATATTGTTATTAATGGATTACCCTCGACGGAAACTCGGGAAgcttttgaggaaattagcaggTTTTGGAAGGAACGAATTAGTTCTCCTGTTATTGTGTCTTTGGCAAAGGGAATAGAGGCTGAACTAGAGCCCGAGCCCCGGATAGTCACTCCCACTCAGATGATCAATCGAGCAA CGAAGGTTCCCATGGAAAACATTCTTTACCTTGGAGGGCCTAATATTGCATCTGAAATTTACAATAAGGAATATGCTAATGCTCGGATCTGTGGAGCCGAAAAATGGAGGAAACCACTGGCAAGATTTCTTAGGCAGCCACATTTTATTGTTTGGGATAATGGTGATCTTGTTACTCATGAGGTTATGGGTGGTTTGAAGAATGTATATGCAATTGGGGCTG GGATGGTTGCGGCACTAACTAATGAGAGTGCGACTAGCAAGTCGGTCTATTTCGCGCATTGTACATCGGAAATGATCTTTATCACACATCTTTTGACGGAAGAACCCGAAAAGCTTGCAGGTCCTCTGTTGGCTGACACTTACGTGACGCTGTTGAAAGGTCGTAATGCTTGGTACGGCCAAAACTTGGCTAAAAAAGAAATAAGCCTTGATATGGGGGACAGCATCAAAGGCAAGGGAACAATTCAG GGTGTTTCTGCTGTGAAAGCGTTCTACGAGCTACTAAGTCAATCTTCTTTGAATGTTCTACATCCGAGCAAAAACGAGCATGTTGCTCCGGTGGAGCTATGCCCAATCTTGCAGACACTATATAAAATTCTGATTTTGAG AGACTTATCTTGTGAGGGGATTCTTGAAGCCTTGAGAGACGAAACGATGAATGACCCTCGAGAACTTATCGAAATGGCACAGAGCCACGCTGTTTATCGGCCTTCTTTGCTTCGAAAATAG